The genome window GGCTCAGCAGAGGACGTGGGTGGCTTCCCCTGGAGAATGAGATGTCGCAGGTAGTGTGCGGTTCCTGCTCTCTGATCCGAGTCACACAGAAATGGGTCTGAGGACCACGAGTGACGCTTCAGATAAACATCCCAAAGTTCAGATGTATTCCTAAACAAGGTGAGGCCCCCCTCTCCCACTAGTGCCCCTGCCAATGGGACTTGAGAAGCCACATTCCCAAGAcagctttggaaatctcagccatAACGCATTAGCATAGATACCTGTCAGCTCCAGGCCAACACCTTCATCCCAGCTCCAAGGCCAGAGCCTCCTGCCTTTTCGGAGTCTCTATGCTGTTGAATTTCAAGAGGAGGATGCAGAGGGAGAACCCCGCAGACTCTGTTGATTAACaccaaaaacaatgaggagtccagtggcgccctaaagacgaacagatttatttgggcataagctttcgtgggtaaaaaaaccccacttcttcggatgcatggagtgaaaattacagatgcaggcataaatatattacaaatatataaatatcagTATATATtttgcctgcatctgtaattttcactccatgcatctgaagaagtggggtttttctacccacgaaagcttattcccaaataaatctgttcgtctttagggcgccaccagactcctcgttgtttttgtggatacggatgaacacggctacccctctgatacttggatTAACATCGCCGCAAAACCACAGTCACATCACCTGCGTGAGCTGGCAGCAGTGTTAGAAAGGAATGACAACCTTGTGGTTAAGGGACTGGGGAGATCAagcttcaattcctggctctgccaaccACTCTGTGCTTTAAAACAGGGCAAAACCAGCCTTGCCTCCCTCTGTTTCCTCTTCTTCTCTGCTGCATGAGAAAGGTAGGAGGTCTCGTGCATTGGGCAGTAGAGTGGGATCAGGAGATTGGGGCTCTCTTCCTGGTGctgctacagactccctgtgttTAAGGGGGCCATTCAAAAGGATGGCACCCCCACCATTCCCATTTCTTCACAGGTGCAATTTACACACGCATTTTGGTCCCTGCAAACTGAACATCTGGGGCCAATCTGCGTACTCATGCCTCTAATGCGATTGCAGGTGCGGCGTTGCCGACTCTTGCAATTtaatcatgagtctcatgatactTGGTGTTGGTCTTAAACTTCCAAGTACTAGAATCAAGAGATTGCAGGCGACATTGAGCTTTCACTGccggggcggggttgggggggggaagagggggagagaagaccTAGATGGagatactataaggtgggtgcataactggttggaaaaccattcccagacagtagttatcagtggttcacagtcatgctggaaggacataacgagttgggtcctgcagggatcagttctgggtccggttctgttcaatatcatcaTCCATGAtctagataatgacatagagagtacatttataatgtttgcggacaataccaagctgggaggggttgcaagtgctttggagcagaggttctcaacttttttctttctgagccccccggctcctccaacatgctataaaaaactccacggcccacttgTGCCATAatcactggttttctgcatataaaagccagggccggcattagcgGGGTAGCAAGCAGgtcaattgcctggggccccccaTGCCgcaggggcccccacaaagctacattgctcaggcttcagcttcagccctgggtgacgGGGCTCAGGGACCAGGGCTTCAGGCCCATGCAGtgaggcttcggctttctgccttgggcccagcgagtctaatgctggccctgcttggagccccccccccccccccaaaaaaaaaaaaaaaaaaaaaaacctgcttgaGGCACCCTAGTGGGCCCCGGACCGCGATTGAGAACtactgctttggaggataggattataattcagaatgatcgggacaaactggagaaatggtttgaagtaaataggatgaaattccataaggacaaatgcaaagtactccacttaggaaggaacaatcagctgcacacatacgatgaagtgagctgtagctcacgaaagcttatgctctaataaatttgctagtctctaaggtgccacaagtcctcctgttctttttatggatacagactcacacagctgctactctgaaacctgtcaaaatgggaaatgactgtctaggaaggagtactgtggaaagggatctgggggtcatagtggatctagggtgaccagaccgcaagtgtgaaaaatcgggacgggggtgggaggtaataggagccgatataagaaaaagacccaaaaatcgggactgtccttataaaattgggacatctggtcaccctaagtggatcataagctaaacatgagtcaacagtgtaacactgttgcaaaaaaagcgaacatcattcttggttgtattagcaggagtgttgtaagccaGACATGACAAGTAATTCtcccgctctactccacactgattaggctggagtattgtgtctagttctgggcaccacatttcaggaaagatgtggacaaactggagaaagtccagagaagagcaacaaaaattattaaaggtctagaaatcatgacctatgagagaagattgaagaaattgggtttgtttagtctggagaagagaagactgagaggggacatgataatagttttcaggtacataaaaagttgtgacaaggaggagggagaaaaattgttcttcttaacctctgaggataggacaagaagcaaagggcttaaattgtagcaagggcggtttaggttggactgtcagggtggtgaagcactggaataaattgcccagggaggtggtggaatctccatcattggggattttttagagcaggttagacaaacacctgtcagggatggtctaaataatatttagtcctgccatgagtgcaggagacggGACTAGATGAcatatcgaggtcccttccaattctatgattctgagaaAAGCAATTTTCCAACGCCTTTGGCTGCAGAGATTGTGCTCCGAGAGTAACCAAAAGACTcagaagccagaaggcaaataaaaagaacccaatgttttgtattttgtgaaaacattcttgtgatttttaagccaatatcGTGATttttggggagcagggaaggggtgaCTGAtgatttttgcaaaaagaaaaggaggacttgtggcaccttagagactaaccaatttatttgagcatgagctttcatgagctacagctcacttcatcggatgcaagtgattTTTGAACATTCAGGGCTGACCGTGCAGCTGATGGAAAACAGATTGTAAGCTCCCTAGGGAAAAGAGTGTCTTTTGgtcggtgtttgtacagcacctagcccaatgtGATCCTGGTCTGTGTCTCCTGGTCGCTAccatgataataattaataataagtggATGCCAATGTCGCAGgggcccttcccctctctgtgccccactCAGCTGCTACTTctcggggcagtggggctggccAGGCCCGGCCCTTCGATGTCCCAAGTCACTTGGATGCTAGTGATGACGCCCCATGGAAACAAATGCCTAGAAACAGCAGCAGCCCATGATGGACCACTCACCTGCCCCAGGTGAGCAGGGCTAGGCTCCTCCCCCCGGAGCCCATcctccaatgggagcagcaggttAGCCCCGCCTATCCAATCAGGGGGCGGGGGCGCCTCAAGATGGCTGCGTCCAGGCAGCCGCCTTTCTGCCACGTGGAGGTCGGCGGGGCGGTGGCGGGCCGGGAGCCGCCGGAGGCCGCCCCCGAGGGGCTGGAGGCCGTGTTCCCCCGGGAGGTCGGGCTCTTCGCCGACGACTTCCCCGAGGAGACCTGCTTCAGCTTCTGCGGCCACGTGTTAACCATCGCCCAGCACCACGGGGGCCGGCTCGGGGTGGCAGCGCCCGTCTGGGAGGCGGTGAGGGGCAGGGTGCAGAGGAGCCCGGTGGGGAGGGCGGGTGAAAtgtgggggctgggtgcaggggggattGGGagatggatgcagtgggggtggggggtggatgcCCTAAAGTACAGGGGGAGGATTAGCTGCGAGAttaggaggctctggggagggctggcttGGAGGTGGTGAGAGCAGGGATGGAGGTGGGCAAGGGGGGGAGTTAGGATGTTTGGCaaggaggtggggagagctggAACGTGGGAGTTGGCTGGAGACCTTTGAGCTCTGGGGATGGGGCATCCCACAGCACATGGAGTAGGGGCTGGTAGGGGCTCAGCACAAAGTGGAGGTGTCCCCCCCGTGCCTGTAGGGCGTCTTGGTGCCCCCATTCATGGGGAGCAGCAGGTTCATCAGATATAGTGGGGGCTCTCTGTGTGGCTCCGGAGATGTCCCTGGCCTTGGGAAGCTGTAGCCTCTCAATTGTTCCTCTGTCTACCCCAAAGTTCCTGTTCTCCAGCTGCAAATCCTGTCCATTTTAGGAGCTTCCATGGAAGGTTAGACCTGTGGCCCATCTAATTTAGAAACCCATCTTTGTCAGTGGCCAATACTTCAAAGACAGGTGCAAGAAGCCCTGTAACAGGTCATTAAGAAATAACCATTCTGGAGGGGAAGTTTCTCCCTAAATCTGTCAATTAAGAGTCAGTGCAAGAGGATCCGTCTCCCTTATGCTTTTGTTCTCTTGTCCTGTATATCACCGGATGGCCCCATTCTCCATCTGTGTCTCTGCGCTGAAGGCTCTAACCCTGTGTAAATATTTTGAGAAGCAGAAGCTCAACTTCCGGGGCAAGAAGGTGATTGAGCTGGGCGCTGGGACGGGCATCGTTGGCATCCTTGCCACCCTGCTCGGTAGGTACAGTTGCTTGACAGCGGAGCTGAAGcatgggggcggaggggggggttGTCATGCATCTGATCTGTGGCATTTCTAAACTATCTATCACCATAGTCTAACTCCCTAAATGGGACCTGATGCAGATGCGCTGTACAGAGAGACCTATTGATGTTTTTTAACTGGCCTGCTGGCGAAAGCTCACAGGTGTGCCCAACTTTGCTAATATAAAGATGGAATCAGCAGCTTCGTGGAAGTCCAAGGGCCTCATCTGCGTACAGGGTGGCAAAGATTACAGCTGCCCCCATATTTAGTACAGCCTGTAGGTTAAAGAGGATGGCAGCTGCAGGCTCAGCGTGCTGGGCCTCCTCTAGCCCTGCGTTAGCTCGTATGTATAGACAGCCTGGGGATGGGACAAATGGATCTGTTGCATGGTCGTGCATCCGGGAAGCCAATGAAAATCCTGCAATGTCTGGATAATGCATACCGGGAGGGTTTGATTCTCCTAACCAACACCCACGCCTTCTGGGTTGCTCTTGTCTTTTCCAGGAGGAGATGTAACCATCACAGATCTCCCTCTGGCTTTGGAGCAGATACAGGAGAACGTCCATAAGAATGTGCCTGCAGAGCATTCGGCTCGGGCCAAAGTTTGTGCTCTGTCTTGGGGTCTGGACCACGAGGAGTTCCTGAGAGACTACGACTTCATCCTGGGCGCAGACATAGTCTACCTGAAAGACACGTACCCTTTGCTAATCAAGACCCTCCAGCACCTCTGTGGCCCTCATTCAACCATCTACCTGTCTTCCAAAATGCGACAGGAGCACAGCACAGATGTGTTCTACGAGGCGCTGCTCCCGCTGCACTTCACTTCAGAACTGGCTTATAGAGATGAAAATGAGAATATTAACATATATAGAGTCACCAGCAAGCAGAATAGCTGAGGTTAGGGCAGACCTTTCTCCCTGGCTGGAAAGGGACAGACACAACATGGCCTTTGGCTTTTCCAAACTGAGAGCCATGATCCCAGCTGAGTGAGCCACCAGCAGCCAAAATGGAGCACACAGCGTGGGTGCTGACTCTGCCTAGCTAAGGATGCAGAGGGCCAGATTCCTCCTTTCTGCCAGCAATATGGACCCAAGATGttgttaccaccaccaccaccctcaagCTGGGGAGAGAAGCTCGGTTTTAGCTTTGCCCCAGACCTGGAGACGGAGTTTCTTACTGTCAGTGGAAGTTTTAAAAGCCAAGATCTTTAAGAGGATGGCTGTTTTAGGCCCATCCCTGGAACCCTGGCCTTCCAAGCCAAATTCCCTTCTGTCACTGAAGCAGGCCAAGTGACTTGAAGTAACCACCAAGAGCATTAAACGTCTCTTAAGAGACACCATGGTGCCTTGTTCCTATAATTTgactaaatatatttttttcatcgCTTTCATATTTGAATTAAATGTGTATTTCATGTGTCACTCCTCCTTGGGAATTGTGGGGATGGGAAAAAGAGTTAAAATCAAACTGTAAATGACTACAAACCATTTTGTACAACCACATGTTGTCTTGGGTTAGGCTGTGGACCTCTAGGTGGCAGTGCATCTCTGCTTATGTGCAAGATACATTCCTTCTCTCAAGAGGTAATGAAGGCTCTCCCTTGGGTTTTATTTAAGTAGAAATGGATGCGTGAGCACTCAGTGTCTTAAAGGTTGCACGTGCTGTAGGAACTACCCtcagcctctgccccaggcccagccactTTCTAGGGAGGAGGGGCACTTTCTTGGCTGCTGATCAGTGTCAGCTACCCCTGTGTTCACCCTTCACTTTTACCCCGCATGGGTGGTGCTTtccaagtctctaaggtgccataagtactcctgttctttttgtgaatacagactaacatggctgctactctggaacctgaCTACCTACTTTGTAACTACATAGAAATGCTCCCTGCCGGGAGAAAGCCAGGGGGCTCTATCAAACAGGCATGTCTGTGTGTATAGCAGGTGGGTTTTGTCACAACGCACACGGGAAGAGCTGAGGCAAGAGGACTTGCACCGATTCTCTCCAccctgcaggcagcctgagtGTGTTACACGGGGCCGATATGACTCCACCAGGGCAATGAGCAGTTGGCCCCCAGCACGCTATGGGCCAGGCTTTGCTGCACCCTCCCTTTCTAGGGTTTATTTGTCATGAAGGGGAGAGTGCAGGCTAGAGGATGGGGcctcgggactcctgggttctatggcTGGCCTTCAGGGCAatcctgggaggggaggcaggactcctgggttccattcctggctgggggaggggaggcaggactcctgggttctatggcTGGCCTTCGGGGCAatcctgggaggggaggcaggactcctgggttccattcctggctgggggaggggaggggaggcaggactcctgggttcctcagGTGGGAGGGGCATGGGCTGGAGGTaccgggaggaggggggcagggtagCCTTTGGGGGTGGGAGATGTAAATGAACAGAAGGTCTGTTGTCCCGCCCTGCCTGCTCCAGCAGCCAATGAAACGGCTCGTTCCTTCCCCCGCCTCCCTGCCATTGGCTCCCGTCGTCACCCTCCGCGACGGCCAATCGGCTCCGCGAGGCTTCGCGGCGCCGACGCGATCGGTGGGGCGGCGGAGGCCCCTCTTGCGCACGCGCCCTTGGGCTGGCGGCTCGCGCCGGCGCCTATAGGCTGCGCGGCGTGTGACGTATAACGTGCGCGCCGTGGCGGCCGGCCCCGAGATGCAGCGGGCGGCGCTGGCCGGAGTTTGCGGCCCCCTGCGCGGGGGGGCCCGACCGCGGCcggtgaggggggaggggccggggccttgcccttcccccgcccccaggagctgGTCCCAGCCCCTCGGCTCCCCTGTGCGCCCCTCCCCCTCTAGCCTATCCTGgctcggggcggggcggggcggggcggggcggggcaggacgcctgggttcccgaCTCGGGGTGGgggtctcccccctccccccgcgagTGGGAGGCGCCGGGAGAGCCCTGGGATGAGGCGTCCCGGGGCTGTCACTGCAGCCacgtgctgccccagccccagggccctgGCGGGCCCCTCCTCAGCCTGGGCATCAACGAGCAGCAGGGTGGGTGGGAGGTAGTGAGGCGC of Natator depressus isolate rNatDep1 chromosome 20, rNatDep2.hap1, whole genome shotgun sequence contains these proteins:
- the EEF1AKMT3 gene encoding EEF1A lysine methyltransferase 3, yielding MAASRQPPFCHVEVGGAVAGREPPEAAPEGLEAVFPREVGLFADDFPEETCFSFCGHVLTIAQHHGGRLGVAAPVWEAALTLCKYFEKQKLNFRGKKVIELGAGTGIVGILATLLGGDVTITDLPLALEQIQENVHKNVPAEHSARAKVCALSWGLDHEEFLRDYDFILGADIVYLKDTYPLLIKTLQHLCGPHSTIYLSSKMRQEHSTDVFYEALLPLHFTSELAYRDENENINIYRVTSKQNS